The genomic interval GGTGGCCAACATTAAACCAGAATGGTTGTAGGACTCAAACTATGGAACACCTACTGGCCTGCCCCATCTCTACATATAACACAAGATTATCTAACAGCAACACTGTACATAAGTTGTAGTGCTCCCAACGTGAAGCATAGTAAATCTAAAATGAATACTTACAACAAATAGGGATATACTACACTTTACAAAGCAGTGGTTTTTGTTTGGATATATCCATTGCTCGTGAAATGGGCTGGAAAATGTTTGTCAGATTAATCTGGTGTTTGCAATCAGTCAAAAGGGTAGAAAACAACCTACTCAACAACTTTAGTATGAAAGTGAGAATGTGACCACACttgtgtatattattaaaatttttttactgCAGAAAATGTGCCtttacctattatatttaatgactttaaaatatttatggagGAGATCTTTATGTAGTGTTCTTTGCCCAGCATTGGGACAAACAACTGgctagataaataaaaaatatatttgtattatttgtgcTATTTGGCTTATGTAAATGTGGGattgaaaaaattacactttGTTAACaagttcaatttattttttataattaaagcataattttaaaaaatatgtttatttgaatGTCTGTTGTAATGTATGCttatattacacaattaatatGCAGTGGTTTTTggttatcatttaatttatctgtcCTTTAAAATTGTCTATTCTACAAGATGATGGCAATGTCTTTAAACTTGAAACATGttactatgtaaatattttaaatggaactattcataaattaattcatttgtacgttttttgtataaataaaaaggagaaaaataatataatctgaaTAAATATGATGTCTTTATTATTGAGCAAACTGCATTCTGCTGCCCTTTGTAAATTGAACATATtcctttatttctatttttatatcactaatatataatcacaatatataatacatataaatatttttataattgtttatatacagggtgatttcttatacattggcattattttatctacatgctctgTCCATGGTACTGAACAATTTTTCGCATGGAAGTAACTTCGAATcgcgaaaaataattaagctgatccatacattttccacaagttaggtatttcattttgtatagaaaagctgattatttttttcggaGTTACCCTTATACCAAAAGAATTATGGATTATGGATTGAGCacgtagacaaaatattgctaatgtattaaaagtcaccctgtataACATTATGtttaagaattataaaaattagttaagattattttcttctttttcaaaaaagttctatatttatagtaaagtCTATCGACTTGGCGGGGGTCTGATGTCTGGATCGTTCTCCTTTTTCGAGTTAAACAGTCTATTCTTACACATCtagtagttatttatattcttactagattttaactaaatatagCGGTAAGTTTAGCCTCGATGCCGATACAATAATGATTAAGTGAATACATCATTGTGATGATTATGGCAACACTGGTGTGATGAGTGGTTTCCCGCTCAGTCCCCGCACGACGTTGTTGGCGGCCAGCGCGCCCATGTCGCTGCGCGTGCGCACGGTGGCGCTGCCGATGTGTGGCAATATGACTGCACAGAACATATATATTGAGTGTATTAGTAGtagtataatgaaaataataagggtaattaataaaattgaatggaAAAATAAGTAAGGGAAGGCCGAAGAAAATACCAATAGGGTGCTTATAGGCATTGTATAGCAGGATATGACTAAAAAGGAAGTAACTGGTTGGAATATGGGAGAGACATATGATAGGTGTGTGTATAAATACATCAACAAATCTTCCTGAAATCTCATACATGTAGTTACGAGTATGGAGTAGGAAATGTACTAACATTCGTTCCAATAAAAAGCCCTATTTCCGTGGGAAACGCGGGCAAAGCcacgggtaaaagctagtattataataaatgtgaaaatatgacATGTTTATTAGTCACAGAAAAGTTTTATCTCATTTGGATGCGTTAGCCCGGTAAGATTATGGAAAGAACTTTACTTGTTCCACGAACTCCATGAACTCCACATCTTAAATAAGTATTGAATGAAAAGCAgcgtctttatttatttgtctttgcCTAATGTCATAACTCCCCTTCTATGTATACTCTATGGCCAATACTTACAGACATTAGGTAGCGTCAGCAACTTATGATCTTTGGGCAGGGGCTCCGGAGTGGTGACGTCGAGCCCGGCAGCGTATATGGTTTTGCTCTTCAGGACATCGTACAGGGCATCTTGGTCTACCAaatctgaaatattatttatttctatattataaaaatatttcgacaCTATGCGATAACGCAATTATGAACATTATGCAATTGACATAAAGTACATTTCGGTTGtgagtgtaaaaaaataaatagatacacaATTACCCCACATCATATGAGCATTTTGGAATTATTAATTGAGCTTCCCACCTCCTCGTCCAACATTGATAAGGATGGCGTTCCTCTTCATCTTGCCGAGCGTTGTGGAGTTGATCATTAGTTTGGTCTCGTTTGTGAGCGGCACCGCCAACACTACGAAGTCACTTTGAGACAACAGAGTGTCCAGTGGCACGAACTCTGCGTGGAGCGCTTTTGCTGAAACAGGCATCATACATTGTTCCATTTGttacagtcaacagtacatcgagtaatttttgaaaataataatgagatgaaaaaattctggaatcgagcgggaattgaacccgcgaccccgtctatccgggacagtgctcttgactactgagctatcgagatcACGCCAGTTCGACTGAATTAATTCGTCTCTTTACGTTTACGCCAACGTACAGTAcctattttcattagagagtagtaggtactctcctaatcaacataccccactgttacaagcaagaaattatgtttttttgaaaatactcaaacatctatttaaatggatttgttaaaCCTACATGccttttaacttatttttgattttcatctcattattattttcaaaaataaggcatgtgtgacatgtataacaaatccatttaagcACGTATCGacttaccctgcatgaaccatggatttagtaagtactttgtacggagtacctactaattccatggtatgaacctctatggcgcatGGCGCGGTGATAGCTGCgagtttacaatgaatttgggtggGTTGAtatgttgttgactgtacaatgttgtattattttttattgtggttGTTTTTATgggtaataaaaacatattttgtattgtatcatACTAACATAGGtggcataatttttttcaatgtaaatCTATAGGTACATTTGCTAATATGCTTAAATTCATATTGATCATAGAGATGTGATTTTGGAAGTTATGTTTTATTGGAAAAAGTGAAAGAATCGAATGAAAATAATCGAATAGTAATCCAATTATTCAATGTTTGAATACATCTTTACCTTCCGGCTTCTCCCTGTGTCCAGTATACAGGAACCTGTTGACTTCGAAGCCAGCCAGCCGCCTGACGATTGCCTGTCCGATGCCGCCTAGGCCGATGATGCCGACCGTGCTGCCGCGGATCTCCTGGCCCAGGACCACACCGAATCCGATCTCCCATTCGCCACTGAAATAGAAAatggattttatatattttttgtctcctTCGAAAGCAAACGGTGTCCGGACCAACCTAATAATCTTATAGCAAAAGGAAAAAGATGTATGtgggaaatttaattttttgtcatataaaCATCTGAGATTCCGATGCAAATAGTCCACTGCTGGTTACTGGAGTTCCAGAAAAATGCTGAAGGTGGCTGCTGCCCACCAATCGAAGTTGAACTCTGTGGCAGTTACATTTGATACCAATCTATCAACTATAGTCTAGGGGGCATCAGGTGTGTCCAACCTATATCTGGACTTTTTGCAGGTTCTCAAGGACCTTGCGACGTCCAGCACGAGGTTGATGGCAAGCTCTGCGATGGTCGCGCTCAGCACATCAGATTTTCAATCGATTGAGTTCGTAGATCAAAGTTTGCGGGGGAATCTGGGAGGCTATGTCCAACCTACAGAGTCAGAGAGTCCAGAGCTCTCAACCATTCTCTTTTCGGCTCCCACAACTCAACATGAGGCTGATGGTAAATTCTGCGATCACCGCGCTCAGCTCACCATGTTTTCAACTGATCGAGTTTCTACACAAATCGCTTTTAAGGGAAATCTTGAAGGCTGGCTACGTTCGACCTACTTTTGGACTTGCTGCAGTTTCTCAGGGAACATTTTTTTGCGGCTCTGCTACAACCGCGCTCAGTGTATCATTTAGTTTCGTTACAAACTTTTGGTGTGAATTTGGGAGGCTAGGTATGTCCAACCTAGGTACCTCTGGACTTGCTGAAGGTTCTCAGGGAACCTCCTTGCGGCTCCCAGCATTAGGCTGATGGCAAGCTCTGCAACCGCTGCGCTCAGCACATCAGGTGTGTTTGACAATTTGATGCCGCGCGCCTTCAGCTCGTCCACGTTGCAGTGGTTGTAGCCCGCTGACACGGTAGCCACCAACTTTAGGTTTGGGCCTGGTAAATGTATATTGGTCAAATAAAACATCGTGACGAAATCAAAGTAAAATGACGTGATATCTgggtattttttgtaaaatatgtaggtatttagaCAAATTcgttttttcaactttttttgttgtatggGGAATAACAGAAACTAtcgtttttatgttttatttcaattaaataagtacataaggAAATTATCATTTCacttatttatctaaatattttaaaatgttattacaacttccatatcttcacaaacttcgaatttaaataaatctgctACCTATATAACTGTTCATCAAAACGACTATCCGCCAtgactctgtctaccccgtatgGGATAAAAACGTGACCTGTATAAGTATGATGGCATTCTTACCAGCTCTATCCAGCAGCTCATTGGTGATGGGATGGTGCGATAGCCACACGAGTGCAGAGCACCCTGGGATGAGATTTAGCAGTTCTTCATAATTCTCTTTCTTCCCTTCTTCACCGAAATTCAGGTGAGTAGTTTGGAGCACTGTAAAACTAAGGATTTAGTGATTACACCAGCTGTTTTTTCCCTTAATCAAACAAAcgatatatgtacctattgtaTATGGTATCTACAGCTGTTACATGATTTGCCAAAAAACATTAAACAGAGAAACTGtgttttaggtaggtacctactacttacttatgcaatttcatttcattctaaagtaaaaagtagtaaaagttttagaagtataggtaggtaagtatataggtataattcaTATCTTTGCCATTGAAAAGTttttccataaatatttttgtctttgaaatgtttttttccatAGTGCGAGAAATCGTGGACCAACCAAAACAAATAGGTTCGTCTATGAagataatatgtaagtaggtacacctACACtcataacataaataagtaataaaaatattgtggaaGTTTGTCAATACAGTTTAGAAATGcctatttacaaatataaatacaatacgtAGGTAATCGTCTACACTTTCCGCAAATTTTGACCGGTGATctgataaaatgataaaaaaatacaatgcttactgttcacgcaaaatcttcaGTCCACTTTCAGGGTAATCTTTCGAAGAAACCAGCACTTTGAGGTTAGACATTGTGGAATTATCGGCAGTGGCACAACTCACTGCAGTCACTGAGGCAATGTAGGCTAACGTAACGAGTCGCATTATCATtgtatatgtaggtattatttatctttgacGATTGTCGAgtgataagtaaataatatgaaacacTTTTGGCTGTCACGTTTCAAAATGGTCTAGCTGTGATACTGGACAGCATATTACGTTCTACATTCCGGTTTACCGTTCACCCCACTCGTCAAGGTCGTTTTCTGATCAAGAATAAGGGGCGAATGCCCTGCGCTATCTACTTATATACGATTTATCTGTCGACTAGCCTTGAACTTGCACTCCTTACAGATCTGTGTTACAGATGTAATAATGAACCCCTTCTAAACAGTagatttaaatacctatttaataagttttgtatgcagtacctacataataaaatatgcatacaaactttatgtaatgttttatagGTACCTTGGGGTAATTAAGATTTATGATTGTGCCGCTTGTTGCCATTCAGTCATCCGCTCGTAATTATGTGAAGGTCGAGTCGgaaatttgtattgtttgttacctataaTGGTACAGTAGATAGAACAACTTCAACAACTCGACTTATACGATAAGCACCTTTTTTCCTTGCTTTTTCCCAACAAATCAAAAACTTTAGTAACATGTCTTATAAATTGGTACATAGGTACCATTACTTTTTTACCGAACATATCAAAAACTAAGTTTTTCATAGGTGATTTCACGATACATTTCACGATTTCGGCAAATTGCGCaatgaaaatttttttaatttattttaagtactttatacataggtacttacatatagATTAAGTCTATGATGTAGGAACTTAGATAATGAAGGACATAGTTTGTTTTTGCCACCTTGCACGAGAATGACATTCgggattttttgaattttaatgcaATATAGGAATATGTAGGTTAAAATTActggataataaaaaatgtaagtacctacatattataagaaaataattttatcggaaatatctattttaaggTACAACATGGAGTTTTTCTTTTCCTAATCAGAAGGGcctagatttagaaagggctGCTCCTTAATGGGCTGCTCTGTGAGGGCCGGCAAATGTCAGTCATCAACTGtcaccgttttttttttcaaataactttttcgttaatttgtcaaaaattcCGTCCGGCCATGTTGTCTGTCGGCGACAACTTAATCAAGTAGGTACTCTGGTAGGTACTCAAATACGGCACTTCTATGTTCTGAAACAAACTGAAAGGAACTAGCCCAACACCGGCAGGCTTTCGATCGAACATCAACCTAAGGATCTAAGAGCTCCCGGACTAACTAtgcaaacttaaaaaaaaaacaatcaaaccaaaataagttttattaacaattcCATCTAGATTttcaatacttatttatactgGGCAAATCATAGTTTTCCCGTCCAACGCTAAGAGGATATTGTTAGCCGCCATTTTGGCCATCGCTTCTCTTGTCGAAATGGTTGCGGTGCCTATATGCGGCATTATTACTGAAACAACaattgattatataatttcattataatataaaatataaaagataaattgtgCAGATTATTTTGTTAGATTTGTTATGCAAGAAGGgccaattttatattttaccgattttttttcctaaaaaaaagtataacaaAGCAGGTTTAGTACCTAATttgttatacttttttataaggTACATggtaaaaagtattaaaaaaatgttataataaaatgcgtACAGCAATTAGGCAGTTTAACGAGCGGATGGTCGCTGGGCAGGGGCTCCGGGTAAGTGACGTCAAGCGCCGCGGCAAATATACGCTTCGATTGCAATGCGGAGAGCAACGCTGTGTGGTCGATTATTTCTGTAACAAATAGAGAAAAGTATGGGATAAATATGCATATTCTCATAGTAAAGTGAAAAGTATTCGTCCAACCTAGTTACATTTTGGAACGATCCACATAAATCTAGAAAACAAAGCTCTCtaattcacaataaaaaatgtgaatgttTGGATATGAGTGTTTAAAGGATCTATTAAACTACCTGCGCCCCGGGCTTTCGGTCCCATGGGTATTTCGggaaaaagtaccctatgtgttattccaggtgaTATTCTGCCCGTATACCAAATGTCATAACTATCCATTCAGTAGATTTgcaagaagaaaaaatatacatacacacatatatccttACAAAAGATTATAGTAGgcaaatttgttaattgacgtatTTGAAGAAAGAGAGAATAattccgtgggaaatcacgcgggcgaagccgcgggtaaaagctagttactCTATAAACTCCATACTTTACCTCCTCTTCCAATGTTGACAAGTACAGAGGTTGGTTTCATGAGCTTGAAGGCATCAGCATTGATCATATTCTCAGTCTCTTTGGTGAAGGGACACGCAATGATCACATAGTCACTCTCTTTCAGGAGTTGTTCCAAGGGAACTCTCTCGGCTCCCAATTCTTTGGCTGAaaacatagatatatatttaataaatggcGCCTAATCATACCCACGTGTTCCATTTCGAAaaatggtataaaaatattagatgtGCAATAAATCCTAATcctatctaatatttttaatgcgaaagtaagttgtTTGTTCGCTGGCAAAAAGctagtatgaaataaatcaaataatgcttttatttttcaaaataaggCATCAACGCATTTTCGCTCTGGAAATAGTTTTATCGAGGGAAATCTATATCCCTGTCTCTTTCCAAcacatttgaaattaatattagtgtCGAAAAAGTTTACTGACTTTATCTGTCCGTAATAAGCCAACAATAATTGTTTCACTACTTTATCGTACACAGAAAATATGTGGGTACAGATAAAGTATTATGTAACAAAGAAACGACAAATATTATCGTACAATGACGCACTTTCTTTAGagatatatgttatttattattttaaggtttttaattaaggttcagtagttttgtacaaacaaaaaataaaagtacttaatatGACGCATATAATCAAGGTTCGGAATCCTCTTCAAGTTACTTCAACTCACTGTTGATCGATTATCTCTGTTATTCAGTtcaagttaaaacatacttaccctaagctaaaataatgttttgtcactatcgcactttataacATTTGGAATTGACAgtaagagacaaaacatataacttttttatgaataagcaGGGTTAGACGGTTAAGGAGTTCATTCTTTGCATGTCAAAAcgcaaataaacaattaatttgaatttgaagtcACCAACGATTCTGTAATCCCAGATATCTGTCGGCTATAGAAACCCCGAGTGTAGGTGTACAGGGGACATGAGAGTAGGTGCTTCATAGTTAGACGACAGGCATCATGCTAACAACAAGTCATGTTAACcgtgtatacatacatattatcacaCCTGCTTTCCATGGGGATAAGCAGAGACTAACGATTCCCACTCGAGGCGACTTAACAAATCTCACTCAGTTCCCATATATTTTCGGATCATTCGCAAGTCCTCCTAATTCGACGGTAGATGATTGGGCGGGACACGCATAAAAAGGACTGattatattgaaaacattAGGAAATGTGtggtaaaagtaaaaagttttttattttattttttgtctatacATACTCATCGCTCCCTTCACGCATTGTCTCTGGTTATGGATGCTCATAATGTCTCTAATTATTACTCCTCACTTATTGATTAATCTTATTAATGTTGCTTCGGACAGAACGAGGCCTGTGCTCATTAGTGGATCACGGAAGGCCGcagatgatgataatgaatgTGGCTTTCGAATTATGAATGAGTTTAAGCAGATAGGAGAATAATATTAGGTAACCTTCGGGCTTGTCTCTTCTCCCAGCATAAAGAAAGCGCGCCACTTCGAAGCCCCTCAGCCTTCGCAGCACGGCCCGCCCGACACCGCCCAGACCTATCACTCCCACGGTGCTCCCGTCTATACTCTGGCCTAATCTCCATTGTACACCTATTTTCCAGTCACCACTGAAATAAGCcaccattcattcattcatatcgaatgtgttatggctaacactggtgtcagattttctTCAAATCACTGATTACTATAAGTAGTCACATAGACACACACAAGTATAAGTAACACGAAAAAATAAGTCCCCGGACGCGGCGCTACAGTCGCTGACAACATCATTTTGCTAGGCTGAAAAAATGGTAACAAGACTTTGTGCACACCTGGCcttttttctctttcatcctcgtgtgttcccggtttcattTAGGGCTTTAATGCCACAAAGCCTGTGGTAATGGCTTCTATATGCATCcattccatactaatattataaatgcgaaagtctgtctgtctgttccgctttcacggcgaAACTGCTggaaaaattttgatgaaatttggaatgcATATAGTTTAAGACCCccattcaaacataggctacttttttttcgaaattcaaCCCCCAATGACGAAATGGTGAAAGTTCGTATGACTACCCATTCCATACCCACCCACTATTGTATGTATACCCATGTATCGTGACATCATAGTGactgacaaaaataaacattacaaaaatcgtctgttctgctttcgcaaataaattcacgcgggcgaagccgcgagcaagaGCTAGTgtgtaataaatttgtgtaataaatttatgtaataatgtatttgttatatgtgCCTATACCGACCAGCCGTTAACTGATaagatatcaatatttatcaaaggATTTGTATCTACCTACAGTaactatatacaaattttgGCTTTCATATTCAGGCCAAAAATGTAACATGTTCTTATTATtagataatgattttaattatttaatcaagtggtattttgtaatagagataataacaattacaggcttttgaattttcttatattataacaatactCTTATTAAGAATGTCactatgagaaaaataaaatttttaatgttgttatttGGTCAAGTGTGtactgtaaataataaagtaacaaaataatatatataaaaatagttattaataataggtataaagttattaaaatggtATGGTGAAAAAGTTTACAGTTGTTGTTCTATCTATTGAATAGCAATATGCAACTATAATCTTTATTAAcagtttgcaaataaattatataattaattgtgtaAATTATTAGACTTGacaagataataaaatgaGGAATCTAGCTAATAATCTaggaatttataataattatttttcaattttttttacataacaatatttgcaaaaacggCCTTTACTTATGTAATGTTGCAGAGTAATATTACCTTTCAACTTCTTGAATGCCCTCTTTGAACTGCCTCCCGGCTGCTATCATTAGCCCTACAGTGATGTCAGCCACACTGTTGTCAACCGCAGCGGGTGTATGTCCGAGGGCGATGTTtagtttctttatttcttctaaGTCTATGTGGTCTAGGCCCGATGACATGGTAGACACAGCTTTTAAGGATGGACCTGCAAAATTTTGATGGGATTTAAGTTCTTTATTGTCATTATGTGGAAAGAAATACACACTAATATGAAGTGGTTTGctattgtcttctccatttcacacactagttGATAAATTTCAATTCGAGTACAGGTttcttcactggaagcaagtggagGTTGATAACTACTATAAAGTCAGATTCGTTTGGTCAGATTGGTATTAAAATTCATGTGCCACAAGTacaattcgaacctgggactttttgGTTCACATATTGTTGTCTTGAGAAGACACTTGCCTTATTATGTAACTATTAATTTAGTCAGgaccatttatttatctttagaGACCAGACAATGACTAATGTTATCATACTGGGACCATTTTACCCATTTCGATTGGACTATGGATATCATGATCATAGCACGAATCACTTTAGTGTCACTAGTTAGAACATTTTCTATTCCACAAAGGTTTTGCAACAAGTTTTTACCTGCTGAATGCAGAAGTTCGCTGGTAAGACGATGTTTCGTGTTCCATATTATAGCGTCAACACCttttatgttgtttttgaCATCTGCTAAGAAATTAGGCGCAGGGTCCAGATTGGGCAGGATGACTGCTTCCACTCTAAAAGAGGATTTTGGCGATTTGAAATACTAATAATGTTCATACAATAACCTCTGAAACAAATACCTATACCTAATATTTGAAACATCTACTTGAAATAGCTAAATAGCTGGACTAAATTCCTAGgtaacattgaaaaaaaaaaaacattttctaatgtagttgtaagtacatacataagctctcattttaaattttttttagatttacaattattttctaaatacaaATGTCAAAACAAACAGGGAAGGGCAACAGTGATGAGATTATAGTTCTTTAATAGTTATCATTTGCTACCTAACTAGCAAACTATATTTGGTTAAACTATGTTATTTTGCGCTGTTGCTGTTATTTCGTTGTTCAGATAAATAATACGcaacttaaataatatgtttaaagaaatatatgtgtaCGCACTGTGGCTTTCGGACCcacaatataaattacctacctattgcAGCGTAACTTTGAGAGCTTTgagtgttttaaaaaaaattaatacatttacttaattaataattatgtattacttacaaatattaaatatttacttacttattttttaaaacgttttgGCCGGCTACCggataagttttattaactaTCAAAACTCGTCGTAATGACATCTTTGTGAATTAGTTTTTATCACGATTACAAACTAGACAGGCTTCGACACTAGTGctcacataaaaatacatatattattgtgtACCATGCTTgtgtataatatacaatagATAAGAATTGACTATAGAGACAACGGTATATTTATTCGTATCTAGATAAGTTAGAAGttagtaaaattgtaaatgacTAGGCCTGTCCACAGTTATGAATGACATGgtgttatataattaaaacctaGAAGCATTAATAACATGATCACTATAGAACATAAACCCA from Plodia interpunctella isolate USDA-ARS_2022_Savannah chromosome 14, ilPloInte3.2, whole genome shotgun sequence carries:
- the LOC128675254 gene encoding glyoxylate reductase/hydroxypyruvate reductase-like; the encoded protein is MIMRLVTLAYIASVTAVSCATADNSTMSNLKVLVSSKDYPESGLKILREHFTVLQTTHLNFGEEGKKENYEELLNLIPGCSALVWLSHHPITNELLDRAGPNLKLVATVSAGYNHCNVDELKARGIKLSNTPDVLSAAVAELAISLMLGAARRFPENLQQVQSGEWEIGFGVVLGQEIRGSTVGIIGLGGIGQAIVRRLAGFEVNRFLYTGHREKPEAKALHAEFVPLDTLLSQSDFVVLAVPLTNETKLMINSTTLGKMKRNAILINVGRGDLVDQDALYDVLKSKTIYAAGLDVTTPEPLPKDHKLLTLPNVFILPHIGSATVRTRSDMGALAANNVVRGLSGKPLITPVLP
- the LOC128675255 gene encoding glyoxylate reductase/hydroxypyruvate reductase-like translates to MSLRRVLIVNKTYPVAGQNVLKNKVEAVILPNLDPAPNFLADVKNNIKGVDAIIWNTKHRLTSELLHSAGPSLKAVSTMSSGLDHIDLEEIKKLNIALGHTPAAVDNSVADITVGLMIAAGRQFKEGIQEVESGDWKIGVQWRLGQSIDGSTVGVIGLGGVGRAVLRRLRGFEVARFLYAGRRDKPEAKELGAERVPLEQLLKESDYVIIACPFTKETENMINADAFKLMKPTSVLVNIGRGEIIDHTALLSALQSKRIFAAALDVTYPEPLPSDHPLVKLPNCLIMPHIGTATISTREAMAKMAANNILLALDGKTMICPV